One part of the Vibrio ponticus genome encodes these proteins:
- a CDS encoding mechanosensitive ion channel family protein, whose amino-acid sequence MEKVQVVIDFLLTHKIVFSVLIITFISIIRRIALSKIRGDVAFVSEDQRKWMSRTKNGSFTTIVLLLFILWQSEINEFALSLTAIAVAVVVASKEIILCFTGSIQRASSRSFRIGDWIEVGKLCGEVIEHNMMATVIQEIDLYHGQYHFTGKTATLPNSMFFTYPVKNLNFMKRFVYHDFSIVVRDFVNLYPMLPDLTNKIENHCQDFIEVARRYNSIIERHAGVDLPGSEPHIHINSTATGEQNIHIMIFCPTDQANHIEQLIREDFMVLYEQRFVEKSNDISSL is encoded by the coding sequence GTGGAGAAAGTACAAGTTGTAATCGATTTTCTTCTTACTCACAAAATAGTCTTTTCTGTTTTAATTATCACTTTTATCTCGATCATCCGCCGGATTGCGTTGTCCAAAATACGTGGTGATGTGGCGTTCGTTTCTGAAGATCAACGCAAATGGATGTCGCGTACCAAAAACGGCTCGTTCACCACAATTGTTTTATTACTTTTTATTCTCTGGCAGTCCGAAATCAATGAGTTTGCACTGTCATTAACAGCCATTGCCGTTGCAGTGGTCGTTGCGAGTAAAGAAATTATTCTTTGTTTTACAGGATCAATTCAACGAGCGAGTTCGCGCTCATTTCGAATAGGGGATTGGATTGAAGTAGGCAAGCTGTGCGGTGAAGTGATAGAGCACAACATGATGGCAACCGTAATCCAAGAAATTGATCTTTACCATGGGCAGTATCACTTTACGGGTAAAACAGCGACATTGCCAAACAGTATGTTTTTTACTTATCCAGTTAAGAACTTAAATTTTATGAAGCGATTCGTGTATCACGATTTTTCGATTGTGGTACGTGATTTCGTCAACTTATACCCAATGCTGCCTGATTTGACTAACAAGATTGAAAACCACTGTCAGGATTTTATTGAAGTCGCAAGACGATACAACTCGATCATTGAGCGCCATGCTGGCGTCGATCTACCAGGTTCCGAACCGCATATTCATATTAATAGTACGGCAACTGGTGAGCAAAATATCCACATAATGATCTTCTGTCCAACCGATCAAGCTAACCATATTGAGCAATTGATTCGAGAAGATTTTATGGTGCTTTATGAGCAACGTTTTGTGGAGAAATCGAACGATATTTCATCACTTTAG
- a CDS encoding DM13 domain-containing protein, translated as MRFLLLIGSHLTFAAVGFALGIYALPILTQPTAPAVEEIQDITKHALFNAEFQRERLDSDFLHWGEGSVAISDTQIVFMGELAPGPDYKLYLSPVFIETEEAFAQYKDTMIQIGDIKTFDRFSLNLPPEVNVSEYNTVIVWCESFGEFITSARYN; from the coding sequence GATTTCTTTTATTAATTGGGTCCCATCTTACGTTTGCTGCTGTGGGTTTCGCGTTAGGGATCTACGCTTTGCCTATTCTTACCCAGCCTACGGCACCAGCCGTAGAAGAGATACAAGACATCACCAAACATGCACTGTTTAACGCTGAATTTCAACGAGAGCGGCTAGACAGTGACTTTTTGCACTGGGGTGAAGGCTCAGTGGCGATCAGCGATACTCAAATCGTGTTCATGGGCGAGCTTGCACCAGGTCCTGATTACAAACTCTACCTATCACCGGTATTTATTGAAACCGAAGAGGCATTTGCTCAGTACAAAGATACAATGATTCAGATTGGTGATATTAAAACTTTTGACCGCTTTAGTTTGAATTTACCGCCGGAGGTTAATGTTTCTGAATACAACACAGTGATAGTATGGTGCGAAAGTTTTGGTGAGTTTATTACATCGGCTCGCTATAACTAA